The Daucus carota subsp. sativus chromosome 2, DH1 v3.0, whole genome shotgun sequence genome includes a window with the following:
- the LOC108207687 gene encoding protein LATE FLOWERING: MESNHHEWMNSGDQEVDQQELDYSDGVARSYQCVFCKRGFTTAQALGGHMNIHRKDRAKTRPVANSTNFNNKKEESYSGPRFYQPISSYGPCYAAGQRGQTIHYRTFFPASTSSTHDLRSVPFGEESEYRMSLSNLQYGASKYADDLEKMRGGNENDGLDLELRLGH, translated from the coding sequence ATGGAGTCCAACCATCACGAGTGGATGAATTCGGGCGATCAAGAGGTTGATCAGCAAGAGCTAGACTATTCCGATGGCGTCGCGAGATCCTACCAGTGCGTGTTCTGCAAGAGAGGATTTACGACTGCGCAGGCCCTGGGAGGACACATGAACATCCACAGGAAAGATAGAGCCAAGACGAGGCCTGTTGCTAATTCAACTAATTTCAATAATAAGAAAGAAGAGAGTTATTCGGGGCCTCGATTTTACCAGCCGATTTCAAGCTATGGGCCGTGCTATGCTGCAGGCCAGAGGGGTCAGACGATCCATTACAGGACTTTCTTCCCGGCCTCCACTAGTTCAACTCATGATCTGCGTTCCGTTCCGTTCGGAGAGGAGTCCGAGTACCGTATGAGCTTGAGTAATTTGCAATACGGGGCATCGAAATATGCGGATGATTTGGAGAAGATGAGAGGTGGGAATGAAAACGATGGACTTGATTTGGAGCTTCGCCTTGGCCattaa
- the LOC108208543 gene encoding transcriptional regulator SUPERMAN — translation MNLSGRDKFKGRWDGTNFSFERDRSYGFSWPQRNYNCTFCKKEFRSAQALGGHMNVHRRDRARQLTQHSSSSSSSEINTAPHLHSNPNPKPNLNHDHKLLFPSPSTRTSSPKAPATRFLTYTGRARDFDDNVVLDQDVSPQIMEIRKKLAVEVNNRNEVRGVVKQDQKDEARVHNKENDHELLGLDLNMAISTGRDGSEDLDLELRLGSF, via the coding sequence ATGAATCTAAGTGGGAGAGACAAGTTTAAGGGAAGATGGGACGGCACAAACTTTAGCTTCGAGAGAGATCGAAGCTACGGCTTCTCGTGGCCTCAAAGAAACTACAATTGCACCTTCTGCAAGAAAGAGTTCAGATCTGCTCAAGCTTTAGGCGGTCATATGAATGTTCACAGGAGAGATCGTGCCAGACAGCTTACACAGCATTCTTCGTCGTCGTCGTCGTCAGAAATCAATACTGCTCCGCATCTCCAttcaaaccctaaccctaaacctaacCTTAATCATGATCATAAACTGCTCTTTCCTTCGCCATCGACCCGGACTTCATCACCGAAGGCGCCTGCAACCAGATTCTTGACGTACACGGGGCGTGCTAGGGATTTTGATGATAACGTGGTTTTGGATCAAGATGTAAGTCCTCAGATAATGGAGATAAGAAAGAAGCTGGCCGTGGAAGTGAATAACCGAAATGAGGTCAGAGGTGTGGTGAAGCAAGACCAGAAAGATGAGGCTAGGGTTCACAACAAGGAGAATGATCATGAGTTGTTGGGTTTGGATTTGAACATGGCCATCAGCACTGGTCGTGATGGGAGTgaggatttggatttggagcttCGGCTTGGGAGCttctaa
- the LOC108206120 gene encoding bet1-like SNARE 1-1, which yields MNSRREHRGNRAALFDDVEEGGIRAEASYSSHEIDEQENDRAIEGLSDRVLMLKRLTGDIHEEVDSHNRMLDRMGNDMDSSRGILSGTMDKFKMVFETKSSRKMLTLVASFVVLFLIVYYLTR from the exons ATGAATTCCAGAAG GGAACACCGTGGAAACAGAGCTGCTCTTTTTGATGATGTCGAGGAGGGTGGCATTAGAGCAGAAGCTTCTTACTCTTCCCATGAAATTGATGAACAGGAAAATGATAGAGCAATTGAGGGGCTGTCGGACAGAGTTCTGATGCTCAAAAGG TTGACGGGTGATATCCACGAGGAAGTTGATAGTCATAATCGCATGCTGGACAGAATG GGAAATGATATGGATTCATCCCGGGGTATCCTCTCAGGAACTATGGACAAATTTAAGATG gtgtttgagaccaaatcaagCCGGAAAATGTTGACACTGGTGGCATCTTTTGTGGTGTTATTTCTGATTGTATACTATCTTACTAGGTGA